One genomic window of Magnolia sinica isolate HGM2019 chromosome 3, MsV1, whole genome shotgun sequence includes the following:
- the LOC131238968 gene encoding probable peroxidase 61 codes for MGESGVLLLVFALCACVSHVQGAITLPPAGTVLHFYKNTTCGNDIEEYVKLQVKLVWDKDPSITPALLRLLYSDCFVTGCDASILLDGPDSEKKAPQNLGLRAFVLIDKIKEVLEKRCPRTVSCADILNLATRDAAHLAGAPAYPVFTGRRDGFKSSAKSVDLPDPNISLQEGLAYFKSKGLDVLDLGTLLGAHTVGSTHCRYIRDRLYNYKGTGKTDPNMNSTLVAELKKACPQKKTGKSDPTVFLNPESGNSYKFRNTYYSRVLTKEAILQIDQQLILGSDTLKITQEFAAGAPGMPGFEDFRRSFALSMSRMGNLGVLTGKLGEIRQNCRFTNKDNPHLK; via the exons ATGGGAGAAAGTGGTGTTCTGTTACTTGTGTTTGCTCTGTGCGCGTGCGTGTCACACGTGCAAGGTGCCATCACGCTGCCACCAGCGGGCACGGTGCTGCATTTCTACAAGAACACCACGTGCGGCAACGACATAGAGGAGTACGTGAAGCTCCAGGTGAAACTCGTGTGGGATAAGGACCCTTCGATCACGCCTGCGTTGCTCCGCCTGCTCTATTCTGATTGCTTTGTAACG GGCTGCGATGCATCGATACTGCTTGATGGACCTGATTCGGAGAAAAAAGCACCGCAGAATCTGGGCCTCAGGGCGTTCGTCCTGATCGACAAGATCAAGGAGGTTTTAGAAAAGAGGTGCCCACGAACGGTCTCCTGCGCTGACATCCTCAACCTCGCCACACGTGACGCGGCTCACCTG GCAGGTGCACCAGCCTATCCAGTTTTTACAGGGAGAAGGGACGGCTTCAAATCAAGTGCTAAATCCGTGGATCTTCCAGACCCGAATATATCATTGCAGGAAGGACTTGCTTACTTCAAATCCAAGGGTCTTGATGTGCTGGACCTCGGAACCCTCTTGG GTGCTCACACCGTCGGCTCTACGCATTGCCGCTACATCCGCGACCGGCTATACAATTACAAAGGTACCGGTAAGACCGACCCGAACATGAACTCGACGTTGGTGGCCGAGCTAAAGAAGGCATGCCCACAGAAGAAGACCGGCAAATCTGACCCGACCGTCTTCTTGAACCCCGAATCCGGTAATAGCTATAAATTCCGAAACACCTATTACTCGAGGGTGCTAACGAAGGAGGCCATACTCCAAATAGACCAGCAGCTCATCTTGGGCAGCGACACGTTAAAAATCACTCAGGAATTCGCAGCTGGTGCTCCTGGCATGCCTGGCTTTGAAGATTTCCGGCGGTCGTTCGCTCTGTCGATGAGTCGGATGGGGAATCTGGGCGTCTTGACTGGAAAACTGGGAGAAATAAGGCAGAACTGCCGGTTCACGAACAAGGACAATCCGCACTTGAAGTAG